One part of the Silurus meridionalis isolate SWU-2019-XX chromosome 26, ASM1480568v1, whole genome shotgun sequence genome encodes these proteins:
- the zgc:165481 gene encoding E3 ubiquitin-protein ligase RNF182 translates to MSCTQAEPEERPANPSNDINANANPNAKTQPSVWESPVSVANASLNPSASFNPNATNTSDEMECKICYQRYNIQSRKPKILDCLHRVCARCLNKILDIGDSSGCICCPFCRHETRVSDYEVAALPDDLNIMAFLALREKCWSSDHGNEVVLTPKSLSSSNSPYHDSSNCLVITIMEVQRETQHSPSRMGSSDDYGEHSLDSVSMASHGGTIDQDAFTKFCNHIPRILVWLLGFFYFGSLPLGIYLLVIQRVTLGVVCVSLVPTSLTVCLVYGFCQCLCQGLCDCSGRS, encoded by the coding sequence ATGAGCTGCACTCAGGCTGAACCAGAGGAGAGGCCTGCTAATCCCAGCAACGACATTAATGCAAATGCTAATCCCAATGCTAAAACCCAGCCTAGTGTGTGGGAAAGCCCCGTATCGGTTGCTAACGCTTCCTTAAATCCAAGCGCTAGTTTTAACCCCAATGCCACGAACACCAGCGATGAGATGGAGTGCAAGATCTGCTACCAGCGCTACAACATCCAAAGCCGTAAGCCTAAGATACTGGACTGCCTGCACCGGGTGTGTGCTCGCTGCCTTAACAAGATCCTGGACATCGGAGACAGCTCGGGCTGCATCTGCTGTCCCTTCTGCCGGCACGAGACGAGAGTTAGCGACTACGAGGTGGCGGCGCTGCCGGACGACTTAAACATCATGGCCTTCCTGGCACTCCGGGAAAAGTGCTGGAGCTCAGACCATGGCAATGAGGTGGTGCTAACACCCAAGAGCTTGTCATCCAGCAATAGCCCCTACCACGACTCTTCCAACTGCCTGGTCATCACCATTATGGAGGTCCAGAGAGAAACGCAGCATTCACCCAGTCGCATGGGTAGCTCCGATGACTACGGGGAGCACAGCCTGGACTCCGTATCGATGGCCTCACATGGAGGTACCATAGACCAAGACGCGTTCACCAAGTTTTGCAACCACATACCACGGATTCTCGTATGGTTGTTGGGTTTCTTTTACTTTGGGTCCCTGCCGCTAGGAATATACTTACTGGTGATCCAAAGAGTGACTCTGGGGGTTGTGTGTGTCAGCCTCGTGCCCACCAGCCTTACTGTGTGTCTCGTTTATGGATTCTGCCAGTGTCTTTGCCAAGGTCTATGTGACTGCTCTGGCAGAAGCTGA